From Pseudoleptotrichia goodfellowii, a single genomic window includes:
- the pyrE gene encoding orotate phosphoribosyltransferase, with the protein MNDLSLKEKIAKVLFDVKAVKISVNEPFTFASGIKSPIYCDNRYILGFPEERDIIIDGFVEKIDKDADVIVGVATAGIPWASFIADRMKKPLSYVRNKPKEHGRGKQIEGADIKGKKVVVIEDLITTGKSSLIAVEVLQKEGVAEQEVMAIFSYGFDKASENYEKYNCKFSSLSNFDTLIKILEQSKYLTEEEAKIALEWSRNPGRWGR; encoded by the coding sequence ATGAATGATTTGTCGTTGAAAGAAAAAATCGCTAAAGTGCTGTTTGATGTAAAGGCTGTAAAAATCAGTGTAAATGAGCCTTTTACTTTTGCTTCGGGAATAAAAAGTCCTATTTACTGTGATAACAGATATATTTTAGGATTTCCTGAAGAAAGAGATATTATAATTGACGGATTTGTCGAGAAAATAGACAAAGATGCAGATGTGATTGTCGGAGTGGCAACTGCAGGAATACCTTGGGCTTCGTTTATTGCCGACAGAATGAAAAAGCCTCTTTCCTATGTGAGAAACAAACCGAAAGAACACGGGCGTGGAAAACAGATAGAGGGAGCGGATATAAAAGGAAAAAAAGTAGTTGTAATAGAAGACCTTATAACTACAGGGAAAAGTAGTCTTATCGCTGTGGAAGTTCTGCAGAAAGAAGGAGTTGCTGAACAGGAAGTAATGGCTATATTTTCTTACGGTTTTGATAAGGCAAGTGAAAATTATGAGAAGTATAATTGTAAATTCAGTTCCCTTTCCAATTTTGATACGTTGATAAAAATACTGGAACAGTCGAAATACTTGACAGAAGAAGAGGCTAAAATAGCTTTGGAATGGAGCAGAAATCCTGGGAGATGGGGGAGATAG
- the pyrI gene encoding aspartate carbamoyltransferase regulatory subunit produces MELQITALKNGIVIDHIPAEKTFPILEILRLREYGEVITVACNLKSSSLGKKGLIKIADRNLGDRELGEIAILAPDVTINIIENFKVVKKIKLSIPNEIVGLIKCNNNKCISNHENIESKFIKITDGDKIKYKCFYCERVIAEHEIELKPL; encoded by the coding sequence ATGGAATTACAAATAACGGCTTTAAAAAACGGAATAGTTATAGATCACATTCCTGCAGAAAAAACTTTTCCCATTCTGGAAATACTTCGTTTGAGAGAATACGGCGAAGTGATAACGGTAGCGTGTAATTTGAAAAGCAGCTCGTTAGGGAAAAAAGGATTAATAAAAATAGCGGACAGAAACTTGGGAGACAGAGAACTGGGAGAAATCGCGATCCTGGCACCTGATGTAACGATTAATATTATTGAAAATTTTAAAGTAGTAAAGAAAATAAAATTGTCTATACCTAATGAAATTGTCGGATTGATAAAATGTAATAACAATAAATGTATATCAAATCATGAAAATATAGAATCAAAATTTATTAAAATCACAGACGGAGATAAAATAAAATACAAATGTTTTTATTGCGAAAGAGTTATAGCAGAACATGAAATTGAGTTAAAACCTTTATAA
- a CDS encoding TM2 domain-containing protein produces the protein MENMEDEVIVEEFEEKVGSNEKNEYLQEVKEVKVESGEKKYSKVAYCILAFFLGVFGIHLFYAKKTMQGIIFVVFAIIGIITAAFYIGVFIIMILRITSFVQMLIALFKKSDEFGRIS, from the coding sequence ATGGAAAATATGGAAGATGAAGTAATAGTTGAAGAATTTGAGGAAAAAGTAGGATCAAATGAAAAGAATGAATATTTGCAGGAAGTTAAAGAAGTAAAAGTAGAAAGCGGTGAAAAAAAATATAGTAAAGTAGCATACTGTATATTAGCTTTCTTTTTAGGTGTATTTGGAATACATTTATTTTATGCAAAGAAAACAATGCAAGGAATAATATTTGTTGTATTTGCAATAATTGGTATTATAACGGCGGCATTTTATATAGGAGTATTTATAATTATGATATTAAGAATAACTTCTTTTGTCCAAATGTTAATAGCTTTATTTAAAAAATCAGACGAGTTTGGAAGAATATCATAA
- a CDS encoding ATP-dependent helicase: MSILDELNSEQKKAAEKTEGPILILAGAGSGKTRTVTYRIAHMIKEIGISPMNILALTFTNKAAREMKERAEALIGADSYNLVVSTFHSFSVRLLKTYADRIGFGRNFNIYDVDDQKSIITKIKKDLNTGNDDLTPGKIAGKISKLKEQGIGINELEEEIDLKLPWNKLFYDIYKQYNEVLKANNAMDFSDLLLNARKLLDDPYVLERVQDRYRYIVVDEYQDTNDIQYQIISIIAAKYKNICVVGDEDQSIYAFRGANINNILNFERDYPDALVVKLERNYRSTKRILDVANEVIKNNKSSKGKKLWTDGDEGEKIKIFNAENVYDEADYIVENIRAKHLQGKAYKDMTILYRTNAQSRVLEEKLLASNIPYKIYGGMQFFQRKEIKDILAYLSLLNNKNDNHNFLRIINVPKRSIGDKTLEKINNLAQKKGLSMFDSLKFINEISELRVGVRETLANFYNMMQEIYESLDELSVKEVFDEVMSKTKYIDFIEDNKEDRVKNIEELLNSITEAQKQNEGLSLSEYLDMVSLSTSTDGMEDEENFVKLMTVHSSKGLEFDYVFIAGMEDGLFPSCNFETPEEDIEEERRLCYVAVTRAKKELFISHVSERMVWGQMNFMIKPSRFIYEMKQDNLEYLSEKFAKFTKKMEKTSVIDSKKKTKIENFNPFSIKSVRTSELKHRHDLKYKTGDIVTHIKFGKGKIKSIDSKSMTVDFPVGEKKIALVLVKKILKDK; this comes from the coding sequence ATGAGTATTTTAGATGAACTGAACAGCGAGCAGAAAAAAGCTGCAGAAAAAACCGAAGGACCTATCTTAATATTGGCAGGTGCAGGAAGCGGAAAAACAAGGACTGTCACATACAGAATAGCTCATATGATAAAGGAAATAGGGATTTCTCCTATGAATATTCTTGCGTTGACATTTACAAATAAAGCCGCAAGAGAAATGAAAGAAAGAGCTGAAGCTCTTATCGGAGCCGATTCCTATAATCTTGTAGTATCTACATTTCACTCTTTTTCAGTAAGACTTTTGAAAACTTATGCAGATAGAATAGGTTTCGGAAGAAATTTTAATATATATGATGTGGACGATCAGAAAAGTATCATTACCAAGATAAAAAAAGATTTGAATACAGGGAATGATGATTTGACACCGGGGAAAATTGCAGGGAAAATAAGTAAACTTAAGGAACAGGGGATAGGTATTAATGAATTGGAAGAAGAGATTGATTTGAAATTACCTTGGAATAAACTTTTTTATGATATTTACAAACAGTATAATGAAGTTTTGAAAGCCAATAATGCTATGGATTTTTCGGATTTATTACTGAATGCGAGAAAATTGCTTGATGATCCTTATGTCCTTGAAAGGGTACAGGACAGATACAGATATATTGTTGTGGACGAATATCAGGATACAAATGATATTCAGTACCAAATAATAAGTATAATCGCTGCGAAATATAAAAATATATGTGTTGTGGGCGATGAAGATCAGAGTATTTATGCTTTCAGGGGAGCAAATATTAATAATATACTTAATTTTGAGAGAGATTATCCCGATGCTCTTGTAGTAAAACTGGAAAGAAACTACAGATCTACAAAAAGAATACTTGATGTTGCCAATGAAGTCATAAAAAATAACAAGAGTTCCAAAGGGAAGAAATTATGGACTGACGGTGACGAAGGAGAAAAAATAAAAATATTCAATGCGGAAAATGTTTATGACGAAGCTGATTATATTGTAGAAAATATAAGAGCTAAACATTTACAGGGAAAAGCATACAAGGATATGACTATTTTATACAGAACAAACGCACAATCGAGGGTTTTGGAAGAAAAGCTTCTGGCTTCAAATATTCCTTATAAAATATACGGTGGAATGCAATTTTTCCAGAGAAAAGAAATAAAAGATATTTTGGCATATTTAAGTTTGCTCAATAATAAAAATGACAATCATAATTTTTTACGGATAATAAATGTTCCTAAACGTTCTATAGGAGATAAAACTTTAGAGAAAATAAATAATCTGGCTCAGAAAAAAGGGCTTTCAATGTTTGACTCGCTGAAATTTATAAATGAAATTTCGGAACTTAGAGTGGGAGTCAGAGAAACACTTGCAAACTTTTATAACATGATGCAGGAAATTTATGAAAGTTTGGATGAGTTGTCAGTAAAAGAAGTATTTGATGAAGTAATGTCCAAAACAAAATATATTGATTTTATTGAAGATAATAAAGAGGATAGAGTAAAAAATATTGAAGAACTTTTAAACAGTATTACAGAAGCACAAAAACAGAATGAAGGACTTTCCTTAAGTGAATATTTGGATATGGTATCTTTGAGCACGTCGACAGACGGAATGGAAGACGAAGAAAATTTTGTAAAACTGATGACAGTACACAGTTCCAAAGGACTTGAATTTGATTATGTGTTTATCGCAGGAATGGAAGACGGACTTTTCCCTTCGTGTAATTTTGAAACGCCTGAAGAGGATATAGAAGAAGAGAGAAGACTTTGCTATGTTGCAGTAACGAGGGCAAAAAAAGAACTCTTTATTTCTCATGTTTCGGAAAGAATGGTTTGGGGACAAATGAATTTTATGATAAAGCCTTCAAGATTTATTTATGAGATGAAACAGGATAATCTTGAATATTTATCGGAAAAATTTGCCAAATTCACCAAGAAAATGGAAAAAACTTCAGTAATAGACAGTAAGAAAAAAACGAAAATAGAAAATTTCAATCCTTTTTCCATAAAATCTGTAAGAACTTCGGAATTGAAACATAGACATGATTTGAAATATAAAACGGGAGACATTGTAACTCATATTAAATTTGGAAAAGGAAAAATCAAAAGCATTGACAGCAAAAGTATGACAGTCGATTTTCCTGTCGGAGAGAAAAAAATAGCACTTGTTTTAGTAAAAAAAATATTAAAAGATAAATAA
- a CDS encoding dihydroorotase, with protein sequence MENKGKTLLLKNGKDIYGEKIDILIVGEKIEKISEEISGKDAENLKIIDLKGNLVMPGIIDIHTHMREPGITHKEDFESGSKACAKGGITTFYDMPNTVPPTVTLENLIMKKKAAAEKSIVNFGFHFGGSKNNNIEEIRKVLKEKEANTVKIFMNVTTGEMLIEDEELLKEIFRNSDLVPIHAEHEMIDKALLLNKEYGHGLYVCHIPSKEELVKVIEAKNNPKMNNEKHPVYVEVTPHHLFLNEKIRESSERNKMLLRMKPELRTEQDNEFLWKALINGDIDTVGTDHAPHLISEKLEKVTFGMPGVETSLALMLTEYNKGKITLEKIQKVMCENPAKIMKIEKRGKLKEGYYADIIVIDLNKEWIVKNEDCESKCKWSPYENWKLKGKNIMTVVNGNIVYENEKIRENEGKGRNVEVK encoded by the coding sequence ATGGAAAATAAAGGGAAAACTTTACTTTTAAAAAACGGAAAAGATATATACGGAGAAAAGATTGATATTTTAATTGTCGGAGAAAAAATCGAAAAAATATCCGAAGAAATATCAGGAAAAGATGCAGAAAATCTAAAAATTATAGATTTAAAAGGAAATCTTGTAATGCCCGGAATAATAGATATTCATACACATATGAGAGAGCCGGGAATAACTCATAAAGAAGATTTTGAATCAGGGTCAAAAGCTTGTGCCAAAGGAGGAATTACTACGTTTTATGATATGCCGAATACAGTTCCTCCTACGGTAACTCTTGAAAATCTTATTATGAAAAAGAAAGCGGCAGCAGAAAAGTCCATTGTTAATTTCGGATTTCATTTCGGAGGAAGTAAAAATAACAATATAGAGGAAATTAGAAAAGTTTTGAAAGAAAAAGAAGCGAACACTGTAAAAATATTTATGAATGTTACTACAGGTGAGATGCTTATAGAAGATGAAGAATTACTGAAAGAGATATTTAGAAATTCGGATTTGGTGCCGATTCATGCAGAGCATGAAATGATAGATAAGGCATTATTACTGAATAAAGAATACGGGCATGGACTTTATGTGTGTCATATTCCGTCAAAAGAGGAACTTGTGAAAGTTATAGAAGCAAAGAATAATCCTAAAATGAATAATGAAAAACATCCTGTTTACGTGGAAGTTACCCCTCATCATCTGTTTTTAAATGAAAAAATTCGGGAAAGCAGTGAAAGAAATAAAATGCTTTTGAGAATGAAGCCTGAATTGAGAACTGAACAAGATAATGAATTTTTATGGAAAGCACTGATTAACGGAGATATTGATACTGTGGGAACTGATCATGCTCCTCATTTGATAAGTGAAAAGCTTGAAAAAGTAACATTCGGAATGCCCGGAGTGGAAACATCTCTCGCTCTCATGCTTACCGAATATAATAAAGGAAAGATAACTCTTGAGAAAATTCAGAAAGTGATGTGTGAAAATCCTGCAAAAATAATGAAAATAGAAAAAAGAGGAAAACTGAAAGAGGGATATTATGCTGATATTATAGTGATCGACCTGAATAAAGAGTGGATAGTAAAAAATGAGGATTGCGAGTCTAAGTGTAAATGGAGTCCTTATGAAAATTGGAAATTAAAAGGGAAAAATATAATGACTGTAGTAAACGGAAATATAGTCTACGAGAATGAAAAAATTCGGGAGAATGAGGGAAAAGGAAGGAATGTGGAGGTTAAATAG
- a CDS encoding transcriptional regulator: MRNFNYKPLIEYVSYLNRKYINPDKAGADKESMQKFKEAGQSARKTFTEIAKSFESKLEDFKMQKVSSWMNQAQIGRPYFWVFFKRPDELRDESGFALRVFGEGKNTGISLEVSFLERGIGKNTIHQQNKVLEIPIKEPLYYFSQIDGENYRMNGNEENRQKLIKDVTDRKVRKVLVKYDVNNIQSFKNLDELTDEFLKGFKLLYPYYEMTKIR; the protein is encoded by the coding sequence ATGAGAAATTTTAATTATAAGCCTTTGATTGAATATGTTTCATATTTAAACAGGAAGTATATTAATCCCGATAAAGCCGGAGCAGATAAAGAAAGTATGCAAAAATTTAAAGAGGCGGGACAGTCTGCAAGAAAGACGTTTACTGAAATTGCAAAAAGTTTTGAAAGTAAACTCGAAGACTTTAAAATGCAGAAAGTCAGCAGCTGGATGAATCAGGCACAAATAGGACGTCCTTATTTTTGGGTATTTTTTAAAAGACCTGATGAGCTTCGTGACGAATCGGGATTTGCATTAAGAGTGTTTGGAGAAGGAAAAAATACAGGAATTTCATTGGAAGTGAGTTTTCTTGAAAGAGGTATAGGAAAAAATACAATTCATCAACAGAATAAAGTTCTTGAAATACCTATAAAAGAGCCTTTGTACTATTTTTCGCAGATTGACGGAGAAAACTATCGAATGAACGGGAATGAGGAAAATCGTCAAAAACTCATAAAAGATGTAACTGACAGGAAAGTAAGAAAAGTTCTTGTAAAATACGATGTAAATAATATACAGAGTTTTAAAAATCTTGATGAATTAACAGATGAATTTTTAAAAGGTTTTAAACTGCTTTATCCTTATTACGAAATGACTAAAATAAGATAA
- a CDS encoding type III toxin-antitoxin system ToxN/AbiQ family toxin yields MKNRLIFVKIDEKYIEYLSRYENKVAQKKNRIWIGVLLEINNIKYFAPLSSPKEKHMKMNEQIDFMKIDSGKLGVINFNNMIPIRGESNYIKVVFKNEDEKYKYLLQNQYNWIKNNKTVIFQKAEVLYTMIEKLILKKKRTKFQNTLLKRCVNFKKLEKIIEIEDKKIFTKTDKFY; encoded by the coding sequence ATGAAAAATAGATTAATATTTGTGAAAATTGATGAAAAGTATATTGAGTATTTATCAAGATATGAAAATAAGGTTGCACAAAAGAAAAATCGAATTTGGATAGGAGTTTTATTAGAGATAAATAATATAAAATATTTTGCACCTCTTTCTTCTCCTAAAGAAAAGCATATGAAAATGAATGAACAAATTGATTTTATGAAGATAGATTCGGGTAAATTAGGAGTAATTAATTTCAATAATATGATACCGATAAGAGGTGAAAGTAATTATATAAAAGTGGTTTTTAAAAATGAAGATGAAAAGTATAAATATCTTTTACAAAATCAGTATAATTGGATAAAAAATAATAAAACAGTAATTTTTCAGAAGGCAGAAGTACTATATACAATGATTGAGAAATTAATATTGAAAAAGAAAAGAACAAAATTCCAGAATACCCTCCTAAAAAGATGTGTAAATTTTAAAAAACTTGAAAAAATAATTGAAATCGAAGATAAAAAAATATTCACTAAAACGGATAAATTTTACTAA
- the pyrF gene encoding orotidine-5'-phosphate decarboxylase, with product MNLNIEEKAKSKLIIALDYDDLKEAQESVENLGNNVDIYKVGLEIFLNTNGKIIDYLHEKNKKVFLDLKFHDITNTVKAACEYAIKRDVFMFNIHCSNGSKTMRKVAELVKKHNSNSILIGVTVLTNLSEEDIQEMFKSEMNLKELVLNMATITKNSGMNGIVCSADEAKFIKEKLGNDFVTVCPGIRPRFTLNKEDDQSRIMTPYNAIMNNADFLVVGRPVTKSENPVKAVKFIIEEISKGLNKKSNKLEK from the coding sequence ATGAATTTGAATATTGAAGAAAAAGCAAAAAGTAAATTGATTATTGCTCTTGATTATGATGATTTGAAAGAAGCTCAAGAGTCGGTTGAAAATCTTGGAAATAACGTAGACATATATAAGGTCGGGCTAGAAATATTTCTGAATACAAACGGGAAAATCATTGATTATTTGCATGAGAAAAATAAAAAAGTGTTTTTAGACTTAAAATTTCACGATATAACGAATACCGTAAAAGCAGCCTGTGAATATGCTATAAAAAGAGATGTTTTTATGTTCAATATTCACTGTTCCAACGGAAGTAAAACGATGAGAAAGGTTGCCGAACTTGTAAAAAAACATAATTCAAACTCAATTTTAATAGGAGTTACAGTGCTTACAAATTTGTCCGAAGAAGATATTCAGGAGATGTTTAAAAGTGAGATGAATTTGAAAGAACTTGTTTTGAATATGGCGACAATAACTAAAAATAGCGGAATGAACGGTATTGTATGTTCTGCAGATGAAGCAAAATTTATAAAAGAAAAACTCGGAAATGATTTTGTTACTGTATGTCCGGGAATAAGACCGCGATTTACTTTAAATAAAGAGGACGATCAAAGCAGAATAATGACACCTTATAATGCGATAATGAATAATGCCGATTTTCTTGTAGTCGGACGACCTGTAACAAAGTCTGAAAATCCTGTAAAAGCTGTAAAATTTATAATTGAAGAAATTTCAAAAGGACTGAACAAAAAATCAAATAAATTGGAGAAATGA
- a CDS encoding GNAT family N-acetyltransferase translates to MDIIEWSGKSDKTEINKLKNMDKDFTFVENIDKLFILYSGDKIYGYAVIGLEKVVELKKIFIMPRLRNNGYGTILLKYVINWLINNNYDSLIVVNHKQMNNFLEEQRFVKNEEGYILNNLTQNKKQEKRMLFVSKFAIGINVILAFLKIVSGTIFKSTSLLADGINSLSDLITNILVIIGLKVGANPEDKDHPFGHGKIESVFSVIIGTFIILTAFDLIRENMGNLISPENKMIFGFVPVIVTIVAIIIKIFQLMFMKYKTRDYRSQLINSLLKDYKSDIVISSAVLLGIMLSKFNPVFDTFVGIVVAVYIVREGYKLIKENALILLDSQDEELLENIKKDIFDFEEIENAHDFRMTTSGKDIYIFADIRVNKEMSVHEAHEVTNRISKFIKHKYINVKKVLIHLEPVYESE, encoded by the coding sequence GTGGATATTATAGAATGGAGTGGTAAATCCGACAAGACCGAAATCAACAAATTAAAAAATATGGATAAAGATTTTACTTTTGTTGAAAATATCGATAAACTTTTTATACTTTACTCAGGAGATAAAATTTACGGCTATGCAGTAATCGGATTGGAAAAAGTTGTAGAACTGAAAAAGATATTTATAATGCCGAGATTGAGAAATAACGGTTACGGTACGATTTTACTGAAATATGTGATAAACTGGCTTATAAATAATAATTATGATTCGCTCATTGTAGTAAATCATAAGCAAATGAACAATTTTCTGGAAGAACAGAGATTTGTGAAAAATGAGGAAGGATATATTTTAAATAATCTCACTCAAAATAAAAAGCAGGAAAAAAGAATGCTTTTTGTGTCGAAATTTGCCATAGGAATAAATGTAATACTGGCATTTCTGAAAATTGTTTCGGGAACAATATTTAAAAGTACGTCTTTACTGGCTGACGGGATAAATTCATTGTCGGATTTGATTACCAATATTCTAGTAATTATCGGACTGAAAGTCGGTGCAAATCCCGAAGACAAGGATCATCCTTTCGGACACGGGAAAATAGAGTCGGTTTTCAGTGTTATAATAGGAACATTTATAATTCTTACAGCATTTGATTTGATTCGAGAAAATATGGGAAATTTGATAAGCCCTGAAAATAAGATGATATTCGGATTTGTTCCTGTAATTGTAACGATTGTTGCTATAATAATAAAAATATTCCAATTAATGTTTATGAAATATAAAACTAGAGATTACAGAAGTCAGCTTATAAATTCTTTGCTGAAAGACTATAAATCGGATATAGTTATATCTTCTGCAGTGCTTTTGGGAATTATGCTTTCAAAATTCAATCCTGTATTTGACACTTTTGTGGGAATAGTCGTAGCCGTTTATATTGTCAGAGAAGGATATAAACTCATAAAAGAAAATGCTTTGATATTGCTTGATTCTCAGGATGAGGAGTTGCTTGAAAATATAAAAAAGGATATTTTTGATTTTGAAGAAATAGAGAATGCCCATGACTTCAGAATGACTACTTCGGGAAAAGATATTTATATTTTTGCGGATATTCGTGTAAATAAAGAAATGTCAGTTCATGAGGCTCACGAAGTAACGAATAGAATTTCAAAATTTATAAAGCATAAATACATAAATGTGAAAAAAGTTCTGATTCATTTGGAGCCGGTGTATGAGAGTGAATAG
- a CDS encoding B12-binding domain-containing radical SAM protein has product MKVKMILPALTEAESPFWRPIKYSLFPPLGLATLAGYFSEDDEIELQDQHIEELNLDDSPDLVVIQVYITNAYRSYKLADYYRKKGVYVVLGGLHVTSLPEEAIEHADTIMLGPGEDIFPKFLEDLRNKKPQKMYISVHRSLENIPVVRRDLIKRERYLVPNSIVVTRGCPHHCDFCYKDAFYQNGKSFYTRLVDDALKEIESLPGRHLYFLDDHLLGNPKFAKELFEGMKGMNRVFQGAATIDSILTGDTIEKAAEAGLRSIFVGFETFSPENLKQSNKSQNLQRDYIKVVNRLHSLGIMINGSFVFGLDNDDKDVFKRTVDWGVKNAITTSTYHILTPYPGTRLFKRMEEDGRITTRNWNLYDTRNVVYKTKNLTPQELKEGYNWAYKEFYTWKNIFEASSNHNLVKHKLKHFFYTAGWKKFEPFWNFVIKSRHLNNMTPVLESILSKVKNH; this is encoded by the coding sequence ATGAAAGTGAAAATGATACTACCTGCATTGACAGAAGCCGAAAGTCCTTTTTGGAGACCGATAAAATATTCACTCTTTCCTCCGTTGGGACTTGCAACATTGGCGGGATATTTTTCCGAAGATGACGAAATAGAATTACAGGATCAGCATATAGAAGAACTGAATTTGGATGACAGTCCCGACCTTGTAGTAATTCAGGTTTATATTACAAATGCATACAGGTCTTATAAACTTGCTGATTATTACAGAAAAAAGGGAGTATATGTAGTTTTAGGGGGATTGCATGTTACTTCACTGCCCGAAGAGGCAATAGAGCATGCAGATACAATAATGCTAGGTCCAGGAGAAGATATTTTCCCCAAGTTTCTTGAAGATTTGAGAAATAAAAAGCCTCAAAAAATGTATATTTCTGTACACAGAAGTTTGGAAAATATTCCTGTTGTCAGAAGAGATTTAATAAAAAGAGAACGATATTTAGTGCCTAATTCTATTGTAGTAACGAGAGGATGTCCTCATCATTGCGATTTTTGCTATAAAGATGCCTTTTATCAAAACGGAAAATCATTTTATACAAGATTGGTAGATGACGCATTAAAAGAAATTGAAAGTTTGCCGGGAAGACATTTATATTTTTTGGATGATCATTTACTTGGGAATCCTAAGTTCGCAAAAGAACTTTTTGAAGGAATGAAAGGAATGAATCGTGTATTTCAGGGAGCAGCGACTATTGATTCGATATTGACGGGAGATACTATAGAAAAAGCTGCTGAAGCAGGACTTAGGAGTATATTTGTAGGATTTGAAACATTTTCGCCGGAAAATCTGAAACAAAGCAATAAAAGTCAGAATTTACAGAGAGATTATATAAAAGTGGTGAACAGGTTACATTCATTGGGAATTATGATTAACGGAAGTTTTGTATTCGGACTGGATAATGATGATAAAGATGTTTTTAAAAGAACTGTGGACTGGGGAGTAAAAAATGCGATAACGACTTCGACTTATCATATACTGACGCCTTATCCCGGCACAAGGCTCTTTAAAAGAATGGAAGAAGACGGGAGAATAACTACGAGAAATTGGAACTTGTACGATACGAGAAATGTAGTTTATAAAACGAAAAATCTGACTCCTCAGGAACTGAAAGAAGGATATAACTGGGCTTATAAAGAATTTTATACATGGAAAAATATATTTGAAGCAAGCAGTAATCATAATTTAGTCAAACATAAATTAAAACACTTTTTTTATACTGCAGGCTGGAAAAAATTTGAGCCTTTTTGGAATTTTGTTATAAAAAGCCGACATTTGAATAATATGACACCTGTATTGGAAAGTATTTTAAGCAAAGTGAAAAATCATTAA
- the pyrB gene encoding aspartate carbamoyltransferase, producing MKQKDIISMNDMSKEEILSILEIAGKIEKTPEKEKLKFLQGKIVSTLFFEPSTRTKMSFESAALRLGAEILHFPPLEQTSLKKGESFTDTIKMVESYSDAIVVRHPFDGAARLAANTSKKPVLNAGDGSNQHPSQTLLDLYTILEEKGTLNNISVAFVGDLKYGRTVHSLVKALTHFNPKIYFVSPEILQMPQYLLDDLDKHNIKYEVLRDFRDCLDKIDVFYMTRIQRERFPDIEDYEKVKGVYVINKENIAGKCKEDMIILHPLPRVDEISTDLDDTKYALYFKQAKNGIPVRQAMLMTVLDEIKNHIK from the coding sequence ATGAAACAGAAAGACATTATTTCAATGAATGACATGAGTAAAGAAGAGATTCTGAGTATTTTGGAGATTGCAGGGAAGATAGAGAAAACGCCTGAAAAAGAAAAATTAAAATTTTTACAAGGGAAAATAGTTTCAACACTGTTTTTTGAACCGAGTACGAGAACGAAGATGTCCTTTGAGTCGGCAGCATTGAGATTGGGGGCTGAGATACTTCATTTTCCTCCCCTTGAACAGACATCACTGAAAAAAGGAGAGTCATTTACAGACACTATAAAAATGGTAGAATCCTACTCGGATGCCATAGTAGTAAGACATCCTTTTGACGGAGCGGCAAGACTTGCGGCAAATACTTCTAAAAAACCCGTGCTTAATGCAGGAGACGGCTCCAATCAGCACCCGAGTCAGACGTTACTTGATTTGTATACTATTCTTGAAGAAAAAGGGACGTTGAATAACATATCCGTAGCTTTTGTAGGAGATTTGAAATACGGAAGAACTGTACATTCTCTTGTAAAAGCACTGACACATTTCAATCCGAAAATTTATTTTGTATCTCCCGAAATATTGCAAATGCCTCAATATTTGCTTGATGATTTGGATAAACATAATATTAAATATGAAGTTTTGAGAGATTTCAGAGATTGTCTGGATAAAATAGATGTATTTTACATGACGAGAATACAGCGTGAAAGATTTCCTGATATAGAAGATTATGAAAAGGTAAAGGGAGTTTATGTGATAAATAAAGAAAATATAGCGGGGAAATGTAAAGAAGATATGATAATACTGCATCCGTTGCCAAGAGTGGATGAAATATCTACGGATTTGGATGATACAAAATATGCATTATACTTTAAACAGGCTAAAAACGGTATTCCTGTGAGACAGGCGATGTTAATGACAGTGTTGGACGAAATAAAAAATCATATAAAATAG